DNA from Cherax quadricarinatus isolate ZL_2023a chromosome 71, ASM3850222v1, whole genome shotgun sequence:
ATGAAGATTATTTTACCAGAAAATTTAAGTGAAACAAGAAAGCTGATGATATAAGATTTTTGGAGGAAAGGAGAACCAGGGGAGacattacaacactgtacaagataACCAATATTTGACAGGACAGACAGAGAGACTGTTATAATGAATGTCATAGCCTGTCTCAGTCCACACACTTTGCTGGTTGTATCCACAATCTGCATCGACTAGATGAATGAACTATTTTTACAGAGGAGATTACAACCTCAGTTATGAAAATTCTTTTGAGTGGTAGTACCTTTTTTGATATTGTATTCCATACTGCATTGTGTACATTAACTTAGCGATTGTAAAATATGGAATgacaaagacccattgtgacctctAATTTTGTTTTCTACGCTACCGCTGACAGGATTTGCTGCGggtacacaataaattagccacacAACTAATCTATTCTTATGGAGATCAGGTAGTAAGAGACAGTAATGTTAACGGCACATCAGAGTTACTGAGATGTTATCAAGTTTTGTTTCAACCAGAGGGTAGTTTCGAAGTGGAATAAAGTATATTGTTTGGTGGTGGAAGAAAACCCTATACTCAGTTTTAAGGATAGTTACGACTAAGTCTGTGATGCAGGAGACATATAGCTGCTCTTTTACATTTAAGAGGGAAGATACAAAAATGAGAATCGAACCATTACAGTAATAATTATGTGGAGACTTTATTGACATGTCACGAGAGAGTTTAAAATTTTATCTTCACTTTGTTTCAACATTTGTGTCCAGGACACAAGACTTACCTCAGGGGTACTGAAGGAAATTTTCCAAATACAGATGTTATTCTCATTGTAAATACAACTAGTGAGGTAATAATTGCACGAATATatgcacggacacacacacacacggacacacacacacacacacacacacacacacacacacacacacacacacacacacacacacacacacacacacacacacacacacacacacacacacacacacacacacacacacacacaaggtggacaaggacacacacacacacacacacacacacacacacacacacacacatagcaaccggtgaagaggcggggccaggagctaggactcgacccctgcaaccacaaataggtgagtacacacacacacacacacacacacacacacacacacacacacacatacacatgttccagagatgggacacagcaacaaggggtcacagttggaagctgaagactcatatgattcacagggatattaggaagtatttcttcagtcacagagttaacaggaagtggaatagtccgagtagttatgtagtggaggcaggatctatacatagcttaaagaagagttatgataaagttcatggagcgggaagagtgaccgagtagcggccagtgaagaggcggggccaggagctgtgcacccacaactaggtgagtacactcatacATATACTCACCATGTTTATTTGTGTCTCGAAGCAGGTCATCAACCCGGGGACTTGGGTACATAGTGTCGGTTGAGTCTTTATTGCCTTTTCCAAAGCTTCAATTGGCTGATCTGTTAAAATAATTATATTTGATTTTTTTAAACGAGAGAATAGTTTTACAAGGTCAGTGGAAAAGGCGAAAAGATAGGTGAAAACTGAGGTCAGGTCAAGTGACGTCTGCTTTGACGATGAGAGCATTTAACTCTGTTGATGAAGACTATAAAGCTGACCTTGGCTTTCTACTTTTCTCCCCACCTAATTGATCTTCAGATATTCTTAAatttgataatggtccagaatGGACCGAAACCTTGTCTGAGGTATCTTTTCCAAATCATGGTTTACTTGTAAATTCTTCTAGACGCGGTAAAGCAACTTATTTTTCAAAATAATAATAGATGATATCTGGACTCCAAGCTATAATAACTACAGCTACAATATCGACCAACGTTGATGGTGAAGCTGATACTTACTTCGAGCTTTTGGAGGAACGGTGAAGCCCGCCGTGGAACTCATGCAGTTGACGATGGTTGCCTTATTGGCATTCATGATGTTTGTGCAGCAAGCCTTTATCTTCGGTTCCTTCTGTTTGCACTGGTTATCAGGAATTCCCACAGAAGTACAAATTTGTGCCTCTGAAGATAGGGAGATGGAAGTAGTTGACAGGGTTAGTTTGAATTTGTGGTGTTCCCCCTAAGCCTCTGCCATGaacaacatacacaaataacccgcacataaaagagagaagcttacgacgacgtttcggaccgaaacgtcgtcgtaagcttctctcttttatgtgggggttatttgtgtatcgttccagtcacggtattgtgcctttttgttatttatgaacgACATAAGTTTTTGCCCTCAAGGTTAATAAACTTGATCACGACACACTGGATAACTTTATGATTAACCTAAGTTTTATTAGCTCCTTCACAATGTTGTTACACTAGATAACTTGACTGTCTAGCTAAGTTCTGACAAAACCTCCAGAATCCTATTATATTTGATGCGTTTTCTGTCAAGACAACGTCACTCTACACCAGCTTTGCCCAGTTACATGATACTTACTCATATTTGCAATTGTTGTTGCATTGAAACATTTTTGAAAAGGTAATTCTCCAGTACCAGAACCGacgaacagcaccagcagcgccgCCGTCAGGATCAGAGAACCACACTGCTTCATGACTCAGCTGTCAGCACACTACTGGAGAGAGAATCAGAACATGACGGATCACCCAATAATCTGAAGGAAGATTAGACAGGAGGAGAATTTAGTGGTAAAGGCTTCGGGGACAACTTTAGCAACCCTTAAAACCTGGACGATCTTTTAGTCACCTCGAAAAAAAAACCTGTTGTCTGACAtctcagtgttgcagtgttgacagtatTATGAGATGTTTCACCATCATACTGGTGATGGGCTTCTGTTGCAAGGAACCGCCTAATAATCCTTCCCTTCCTAAGTAAATATATGACGATAAATGCGTCTCCACCATAGTCCAGGACGGATCGAATTGTCATCTTAAGGTTCCGATCCTAAGTGCGGGTTTGAGGTGAAATATATTACTATTACGAGTTTAGCGTTACGCCGAAACTATAAGATTAATTCTCTTTTCCACACAGCTACATGTACAACCCAGTGATGGAGAACTCACCGACGGAGGCACGATCGAATTGTCATCTTAAGGTTCCGATCCTAAGTGCGGGTTTGAGGTGAAATATATTACTATTACGAGTTTAGCGTTACGCCGAAACTATAAGATTAATTCTCTTTTCCACACAGCTACATGTACAACCCAGTGATGGAGAACTCACAGACGGAGGCAAGATTTATAAGCGAGAAGAGCATTTCTAAACACAGGAGTTAAATGTGAATCACACATATAGTAAGAGTAAATCTGTAGAAGAGTTATTACGAGACAGATCTAAACAGTGTATTGAATGGTAGACTTTGTCGATAAGTATAACAGAGGGTTGGTGCACAACAAACCTTTATATAGACAAAGTTGCACTCTGTAAAGAGCTTTATGAagtcatgacttaataaagctctactcagGGCTTCTCTATATTTAGTAACAATGGATACTGTGCAGGAGCGAGAACTCACCTGTAAGGAGCTCAGATGTTGAAGGATTTGTGTCAGCCGAAAGCCTCAAGCTGGTATATATATGCCTGTATCCGGATGTGTCAGTGCTATGTGCCACCGTGACACGTTACAACTGTCCTTGCATAAACTTTTCATTAAATTTGTCCTTTTGTCCTCCACACATTTTTTTATAGTTGCacctaaattttttttattacaggAAGTCACTACTTTATTGATCAGTAATTTATGGTTTTATTTCTGATTTTACTCAGCATGGAAGGAAAAACATATATTATAGGCTCCAAAATTTCTTATAAATCttatataatttttgttttagagaatttttaatttttttttcaaagacaTTAATTTATGGTTCATTCCTACCCAAAAATATATGAATACACAATAGACCTAGAAAATAGGCCTTAAGACCATTAGCATGAATATTTATGGGCCTATATTATTGACGAATGTGATAGTTATTTAACCGTTTAAAGTTCCTGTTTATCTGTTCTGTTTATTGGCTAAAAATTTATCTTTATCAGTTAAAAGTTTTcgtttatttaaattttttttttatattttttaaaagtTCGTTTATCTGTTAAAAGTTTCTGTTTATCTGTTAAAAGTTTCTGTTTATCTGTTAAAAGTTTCTGTTTATCTGTTAAAAGTTTCTGTTTATCTGTTAAAAGTTTCTGTTTATCTGTTAAAAGTTTCTGTTTATCTGTTAAAAGTTTCTTTTTATCTGTTAAAAGTTTCTGTTTATCTGTTAAAAGTTTCTGTTTATCTGTTAAAAGTTTCTGTTTATCTGTTAAAAGTTTCTGTTTATCTGTTAAGAGTTCTGCTCCTCTGTAAAAAGTTTATTTTTGTCTGATAAAAGTTTCTGTTTATCCGCTAAAAGTCCCTGTTTATCTGTTAAAAAGTCCTATTTACTGTTGAAATTTTTGTTTATCTATTAAAAATATGTTTATATgtttcttttatttattaaaaGTTTCTGTTTATCTGTTAAAGTTTTTGTTTATCCGTTTAAAGTTTTAATTTAAATGTTAAAATTTCCTGTTTATCGGGTAAAACTTCGTTTATTTTTTAAAAGTTCCTGTTTATCTATTAAGTTTGTTTATCGGCTAAAAGTTTCTGTTATCTGTTAAAAGTTTCTGTTATCTATTAAAAGTTTATCTATTAAAGGTTTATGTTATCTATTAAAAGTTTCTGTTATCTATTAAAAGTTTATCTATTAAAGGTTTATGTTATCTATTAAAAGTTTCTGTTATCCATTAAAAGTTTCTATTATCTATTAAAAGTTTCTGTTATCTATTAAAAGTTTCTGTTATCTATTAAAAGTTTCTATTATCTATTAAAAGTTTCTGTTATCTATTAAAAGTTTCTATTATCTATTAAAAGTTTCTGTTATCTATTAAAAGTTTCTATTATCTATTAAAAGTTTCTGTTATATGTTAAAGGTTAACTTTCATGCATTAAAAATTTTGTTTATCCGTTAAAAGTTCTTAATAAGATATCATGAGAAGTGATAATGTTTAATACACTCTCTACCTCCACATTCTTCAGCATTTGGACAGTCATAAACATTGTGGTCAAGAAAGTAGAGATAATGTGGACTACATATTTAATATTTAGTTTGATCATGTTCTATGTATATTCTAAATTACCAGAAGTATTTATAACTatggaaaccataccacgggtgggattagaacccgcgatcagagagtcataaaatttcagaccatcgcgttagccactgggccagctagctacaataagattcatccaactaggtgcctatgctaaccttcctatggtgtataaatataactagttggatgactcttattgtagtcagctggtccagtggctaacgcgatggtctggagttttgactctctgatcgcgggttctaaccccacccgtggcatggtttgtttgcaatcgtgtcattacgatttcgtgagtcataaccaTGTAAGTCTGCCTTCAGCAACATTCGTCAGTCTTTTGACATTTAAAGTTGCTCCATAAATATGCTTGTCTTCGTTGATGTTATTGCTTCGTTCACTGATGTTCCTTTCCTCTGACATTTAAATTCAATATTTAAGTTTTATTATAATATATCTAATGTCTGACACGGACATTTGGTTAATTTATGAGCCTTAGCATGCCGCAATAATTAATGTGAGATGAAATTCGTAAGTAGTATCTTCAGTCTCGTCAGTGGACTCATTGTTAGTTACGATAGTTCTATGGTTCCCTTTTCACTACCAAGAACCCTTTTTATTGCATTAATTTTCCGGTGGACTTCAGGATTTTGAAAAGTCTGTCTACTCAACAAGCCAGTTTTAAAACTGACAAAAAACTTGTTTTCCCAGTTTCATCTCTCAATTGAAAGACAAACTTAATTGAGCGTGCAATTAAATAACAGTATTAAGAAACTTACTTGTATAATGAGATGGTTGATGCTCCTTTGTTGGCACTATGTTCCGAATTTTAGGCCCAGTGGAAGACATTTTTAATCCTTGATCAGGTTACATAGTCATCCTGTTTCTGTAATTCGATCTCATAAAAAACAGATGGGAGAAAGCCTGATATGTAGTGGAGAATGGTGTTAAATATTTCTGTGCTTTGGATGTCAGTTCTAGATACTTATTTTTCACATGCATCCAAAAGTCTGATAAGTTTTACCTCAGTGAGGTGTCACACCAAAGTTCGACAAGACTATTTCCTGCATTTACAGTTAAATATTTAACACTTTTTATATCTGCATGAAATGGATACCTAATCCATTTTTCACTGGCATCAGGGAGAGGAAAATAATTCTTGAAACTATTCTTCAAAGCTTACAAGAGTTGAAGGTAAAGGTTTATTATTTCTTCAGACATGTCATCATCAGACGCTGCAGGAAAGTCACGGTGCTGAAAAGGCTTCAAACAGGATTCAAAATAGTTACAGCTCTCTCTTCTTGGCTCAAATTTAGACCATTCAAATATGTAAGACTGTCAGACATATGTGCCATCACAGCAAACCTCGAAAAGTTATTGAATCACCTGCTCCCATGGTAAGTTTTATCATGAAGAAATAATTGTATTTTATCAAGTAACTCAAATATGCAGGTAAGTACTTTACCTCGACACAGTTATTGCATTGAGAATGCAAGAACAGTTGTTCATTGACACTGCCCATCTCTTCACAAAGAACACTATAAAATATGGAAATTTAAAGGACAAGCTTTAACAAAACTGTAGTGAGTAATTATAAATTTTACGCTGTAGCCACTGGAAGTTATGGCCTTAGCTCACAGATCCTCAATACTACCTTCGAGGACCTTCAGGGGTCCGCGGACCACAGGTTGGGAGCCTCTGCAATAGTTTACATTTTTTAGGAAAATTTGGCTTGCTAAAAGTTACTTCGTACATTTTTCTTGATAAGTTGCCTTTGCAAATAATTTCAGAATGTGTTTATTGGTGAGTGGTTGCTACATAAAACGTACAAATATATGAGTACATCTTTCATGGAAcagtgaaataataataataatagtaataataataataataataataataataataatgataatgataataataataataataataataataataataataataataaaaataataataataataataatatttatttctacaagtacataatacaacGTATaaagatcatagctgacatcaatgacgacataaatgaaatactatatagaaagcccctgattatgtagagcatttcgagcaaattagattttgtccccaggatgcgacccacaccaaacggttaacacccaggtacctatataCCTCTAGGTGAAAAGAGTTAgctggtgtcttaaggaaacactcctGATGTTTTcacccgggaatcgaaccagggACCTgaatgtgtgaactgagtgcgctaccaaccgagcagAGGTAATGTAGGTAAAGGAGCCTTCACCAGTCTCCCATGCGACTGATTTTACAACAGTTAAATGCTGTTAAGGTAATCTGTACCATTGGACAATGAACAGCACctcacaatgtacacacaaacactaaaacTCCTGTGGGAGTCAGTGTCGGGACACCTTTAGAACAAGACCCTCGTTAAGACGGTGTTTCTGACAagcacactaacaacaacatattCACTCTCACAGGATACATACATCCATAAGTGTGTTTGTCTCCCTCTACATAAACCAAGTATTTACTTTAATCTCCATTTTAAGTATTAAAAGTATTCTTGCGTATTACCGAATGAGTGAGTGGCAACCTTAATGTCCCTTTGAGTAGATGATAGGCTTTTAAATCAATTAACTAACCATTCTTCCTCATTCTTGGACTCAAGCTCACGTACCCGGACTAGTGCATACTTTACCTTGGTGAGTCACTCATTGTGCCCACTTAGCTCATTGTACCATGAGGTCCGTGGCTATAGTGAGGCATCACACTATACATACTACACCAGTCCGTGTCTGAATTTGTTCAATATATTGTGTTAGTTCAGTATATTGTGTGAATTCAATGTGTTAGTTCTAAGTTGttttaattaaaataaattatatgTTAAATGCGATTTGTGATTTGtttcatgttaataataatatgccCTAAAAAAATGCATGTTTGCTTGTCCCATATGATGTAACTGTTGACATATGGGTCTAACACATTTTCTGTGAAGAAGCTCTCTTCGTTAGTGCAGTAATGATATGGAGAGGCCTCGTATGCCCTAGATAGAGATGTTTGGTGGTGCGGAGAATGCTGGTAGTGGCGGCTGTTCCTATGGAGGTGACAAGTGACTTAGATTTACAAGCAATAGGCCTGCAAGTGCAACAAGGTTTAAGTGGCAAATTCCCCCTGTGTTAGGTAAACCTAACCTTGTGCTAGGTAAACCTCAGctagtggtattattattattataatcaagggggtagcgctaaacccgtaggattatacagcgcctgggggggggatgtggaaggcattcaggcttaattcggggaactggagcacagatccaattccataaatcaagagcccctcaccaacatcaaggaaccttccctgaggggcagCTAGTGGTAGATATACATATATGAAGTCTTGCTAGGTTAACCTACGCTCTAGTTAGGTAAAgctaattattaattattattattacaatcaagggggaagcgctaaacccggaggattatacagcgcctgggggggggatgtggaaggcattcaggcttaatttggggaactggaggtaAAGCTAAGCTTGGGTTAATAAACAAACAACCTGGAGTCCAAGAGGTCAAAGGAACAGGCTTTCATTACAAACGAAAATGATTCAGTACTGAATAAATTGTCGTTATCTGAGGAGTCCAGAACTTCCAAGTGAGTGTGAGAAGCTGTCTTTCAGACAATGATTAGAAGTAAAACACAAATTTGCCAATTCATTTACTATGCAACAATACaaaatttaatttatatatacgTACTATAAAATGGGTTTaagtttttggaaaaaaaaattaatttcatgCAGGACAAATGCAAAAATATCAAAGTTGGTATTGGAGAGCAATATTTGCAGCAATAAATCTGTTAATTTTAGCTGTACAAATTTGGTAATGAAGTGGTGGGCTGCtgatcattgttgttgttgttgggtttgttgatggttggttggttgttgtTAAGGGTTACTGCAGCTTGTCAATCAGGGAAGGACGACACTGAATGTACCATGTTTTCTCAGGGAGTTTCAGGGTTCATCAGGTGTGTTGACGTCTGAGTAGCGAATTTACTTGGTAGATTTATTGTTTGAGACAGGCCGACACTTTCTGAGGCTGTAAGTGCAAACATGAAAACATAATGAATATTATTTTAAAACAATATTTAATTATAGCAAGAAACCTGATGACCTAAGACTATTGTAGGAAAGGAGGACGAGGGGAGATATTAGAACAACGTACAAAATAATCAAAACACTTGATAGGATAAACAAGGATAGACTGATATAAGGCGGAAAAGTCTCACTAAAATGTTAAGTACTGTTTCGACCATAGGGCAGTTATGGACGACTTACATTATTTGGTGGTGGAAGCAAAGTCTATGCTACGTTTTAAGGATAGTTACGACTAAGTCTAtgaaaagtaaaaggacacaagtgcaactaatgtgacattttattgtggcaacgtttcgctctccaggagctttatcaagccattacaaacaatacatggacacagagggtatataaaggctctgagcctttatataccctctgtgtccatgtattgtttgtaatggcttgataaagctcctggagagcgaaacgttgccacaataaaatgtcacattagttgcacttgtgtccttttactttatatattgtcggtaattctaccaactttattacaagtctTTGAAGCAGGAAACTATGAAGCTAGTCGATTGCATTGAagaggcctggtggctaaagttctcgcttcacactgcgagggtccgggttcgattcccggcgagggtagaaacatttggcgtgtttctttacaccggttatctatgttcctcatcagtaaaatgggtacctgggtgttagtcgactggtgtgggtcgcatcctgggacaaaactgacctaatttgcccgaaatgctcagcataacaagcggctttctatatagtagtatgtcattgatgtcagctaggactgtataccttgtacatgtacttataaaaataaagattattattattattattattattattattattattattattattattattattattattattattattattatagatcaCGAGAGATCTTGTGATTGGTTTGTCTTCACTGTGGTCAAACATTTGTGTCCAGGACCCATGACTTACCTCAGGGGTACTGGAGGAAACTTACCAATTCAGTCGTTGTTCTCATTGCAAATGTAACTACTGAGGTAATATTTGGACGGAAACACGAAAGCACtcacacgcgcacacatacacacagacacacacacacatatacacacactcacagaatATGCAaaagtaagaagggaggcccaatggcaatatgagaatgacatagcagcgaaagccaaatctgacccgaagctgttgtacagccacatcaggaggaaaacaacagtcaaggaccaggtaatcaggctaaggaaggaaggaggagagatcacaagaaacgactgagaagtatgtgaggaactcaacacgagattcaaggaagtgttcacagaggggacagaagggactccagaaagacggagaagtgGGGTACGCCACCaaatgctggacacaatacatacaaccgaggaagaagtgaagaggctgctgagtgagctagacacctcaaaggcgatggggccggatagcatctctccatgggtcctgagagagggtgcagaggcgctatgtgtacccctaacaacaatattcaacacatctatcgaaacagggagattacgtgaggtatggaagacagcaaatgtagtcccaatttttaaaaaaaaggagacaggcaagaagcactaaactatagaccagtgtcactgacatatatagtatgcaaagtcttggggaagattatcaggagaagagtggtggaacacctagaaagaaatgagcttatcaacaacaaccaacacgttttcagggacgggaaatcctgtgtcacaaacctactggagttctattacagggtgacagcagtaagacaagaaagagaggggtgggtagattgcatttttttggactgtaagaaggcgtttgatacagttccatacaagagattagttcaaaaactggaggaccaggcagggataacagggaaggcactacaatggatcagggaatacctgtcaggaggacatcagcgagtcatggtacgaggcgaggtgtcagagtgggcgcctgtgacaagtagggttccacaggggtcagtcctaggaccggtgctgtttctggtatttgtgaacgacatgacgaaaggaatagactacgaagtgtccctgtttgcagatgatgtgaagttgatgagaagaattcaatcggacgaggaccaggcagaactacaaagggtgctggacaggctgcagacctggtccagcacttgGCTCCTGgacttcaaccccaccaagtgcaaagtcatgaagattggggagggcaaagaggaccgcagacggagtacagtctagagggccagagactacaaacctcactcaaggaaaaagatcttagggtgagtataacacagagcacatctcctgaggtgcacatcagccaaataactgctgcagcatatgggcgcctagcaaatcgaAGAACaacattccgccatcttaataaggaatcgttcatggtGCCGCATgctcccatattggagtacgcagcaccagtttggaacccacacctagccaaacacgtaaagaaactagagaaagtgcaaaggtttgcaacaagactagtcccagagctaaggggtatgtcctacgaggagaggttaagggaaatcgaccttacgacactggaggacaggagagataggagggacatgatatcgacatataaaatactgagaagaattgacaaggtggacaatgttccggagatgggacacagcaacaaggggacacagttggaagttgaagacacagatgaatcacaaagatattaggaagtatttcttcagtcacagagtagtcaggaaatggaatagtttgggaagcgatgttgtggaggcaggatccattcacagttttaagaagaggtatgataaagctcatggtgcagggagagtgacccagtagcggccagtgaagaggcggggccaggagctgtgaatcgacccctgcaaccacaactaggtgagtacacacacacacaaacacacactcaccatTTTTGTTTTGGCCTCAAAACACTCCATCACAGCCGGAACTTTAGCACACAGTGTCGGTTGTTTGATTATGGCTGCAGTCATTGCTGCAACTGGTGTGCCtgtcaaaacaaaaaaaaaatgttattgacTATAATAACAATATGACAatggaattaaaaaaaatgaaaatgagaGGATAATTTACGTGAACGATGATTGCCTTATTAAGAAAAATCACACTAATAAAGTATATACAAATcccagtaaatattttttttacgatAGTTTGGATCTGCAGCTGTGGTG
Protein-coding regions in this window:
- the LOC128700262 gene encoding uncharacterized protein; its protein translation is MKQCGSLILTAALLVLFVGSGTGELPFQKCFNATTIANMKAQICTSVGIPDNQCKQKEPKIKACCTNIMNANKATIVNCMSSTAGFTVPPKARNQPIEALEKAIKTQPTLCTQVPGLMTCFETQINMTQKLSQCLSKTSG